TTGAAAATGCAAAACTCACTCGCAAGCTCGCTCAAACACGTTGCATTTTCTTAACTGCATTTCGCTGGAGGGATTCTAATATTCACTTCCAAATTACGTCAACTTGATGTTAGGGATAATATATTTTTATTTTAATTATTAGAACGATAAATTATAGTTTAATTAAAATTTCCCTTTGATTTTTACAAAATTGGTATATAATATCTAAAGTAGAAAAAAGATTTTGAGAGAAAAATGTTGTACAGGAGGAAAATATTATGACATTAAAAGAGTTACCAATAGGAAAGACAGCAACAGTTCTTTCTGTTGGAGGAGAGGGAGCTTTAAGACAACATTTCTTAGATATGGGAATTATTCCAAATGCTAATGTTACAATGATGAAACATGCTCCTATGGGAGATCCTGTTGAGTTAAGAATAAATAGTTATGAACTTACACTACGTTTAGCTGATGCTGAAAAAATTGAGATTACAGATGTAAGAGATGAAGTTAGAAAAGAGAGAGAGTTTTTAGAGAAAAAACGTATATCTCACCCAGGACTTGGTGAGGGAGGAAAATATCATAAAAAAGAGGGAGAAAATCCTTTACCTGATGATGTAAAACTTACCTTTGCTTTAGTTGGAAATCAAAACTGTGGAAAAACAACTTTATTCAATCAACTTACAGGTTCAAATCAACATGTAGGAAACTTTCCAGGGGTAACAGTTGATAGAAAAGATGGAGTTATAAAGGGGTATCCAAATACATTAGTTACAGATTTACCAGGAATCTATTCACTATCACCATATTCAAGTGAAGAGATTGTTACAAGAGAGTTTGTATTAAATGAGTGTCCTAAAGGAATAATAAACATAGTTGATGCAACAAATATAGAGAGAAATCTTTATTTGACAATGCAGTTAATGGAATTAGATATTCCAATGGTATTGGCTCTTAATATGATGGATGAAGTTAGAGATAATGGAGGACATATTTTAATAAATGAGATGGAAGAGCTATTGGGAATACCAGTAGTACCTATTTCAGCAGCTAAAAACGAGGGAATAAGTGAACTTATAGATCATGCTATCCATGTGGCAAAATATCAAGAGTATCCAAAAAGACATGATTTTTGTGATATAAATGATAATAAAGGAAGTGTACATAGATGTTTACATGGAATTATGCATATGATAGAGGATCATGCAGAGCAGGAAAAAATCCCTTTACGTTTTGCAGCAAGTAAAATTACTGAGGGAGATAATCTAGTTTTAGAGAGATTAAAATTAGATCAAAATGAGAAAAATACAATAGCTCACATAGTTAGTCAATTGGAAGCAGAGAGAGGACTTGATAGAGCAGCAGCTATTGCAGATATGAGATTTAGCTTTATAGAGAAAGTTTGTCAAGAAACAGTAAAAAAACCAAAAGAGAGCAAGGAGCATATTAGAAGTATAAAGATAGATAAAATTTTAACAGGAAAATATACAGCAATTCCAGCATTTATTGGGATAATGGCAGTTGTATTTTGGCTGACTTTTAATGTGATTGGAGCTTGGCTATCAGATATTTTAAATCTAGGTATTGAATGGATGACGTTAGGTGTTGAAAATCTTTTAGTTAGAGGAAATGTAAATGAAGTTTTATGTTCTTTAATTATAGATGGAATCTTTAATGGGGTAGGAAGTGTAGTTGGTTTCTTACCGATTATAGTAACTCTTTTCTTCTTCCTATCTATGCTTGAAGATAGTGGATATATGGCAAGAGTAGCCTTTGTGATGGATAAACTTTTAAGAAAGATAGGACTTTCAGGAAGAAGTATTGTTCCTATGCTTGTAGGTTTTGGTTGTACAGTTCCTGGGGTAATGGCAAGTCGTACTCTACCATCAGAAAGAGATAGAAAGATGACAATATTATTGACTCCTTTTATGAGTTGTTCAGCTAAACTTCCAATATATGGATTTTTCACAGCACTGTTTTTTCCAAAATCAGGAGCTTTAGTAATGGTAGTACTATATTTTATAGGTATATTTGTAGGAATATTAATGGCTCTTTTAATGAAAAAATCTCTGTTTAAAGGGGAAGCAGTACCATTTGTAATGGAGTTACCTAATTATCGTATGCCTGGAACAAAAAATGTTGCTCATCTATTATGGGAGAAAGCAAAGGATTTCTTACAAAGAGCCTTTACAGTTATTTTTGTGGCAACTATTGTAATATGGGTACTACAAACATTCAATATTCATTTTAATGTTGTAGAAAGTTCTCATAATAGTATCTTAGCAAAAGTTGCTGGTTGGATAGCACCTATTTTTAAACCTTTAGGTTTTGGAGATTGGAGAATTTCAACTGCTCTAATAAGTGGAGTTATGGCAAAGGAAAGTGTAGTTTCAACATTGTCAGTTTTATTTGGAGATACAAAAACTCTATTGGATATGTTAAGTACAACAGGAGCAGCAAGTTTATTGGTATTCTGCTTATTATATACTCCTTGTATAGCAGCAGTGGCATCAGTAAAGAAAGAGCTTGGGGGAAAATGGGCAACAATAGTGGCTTTAGGACAATTTTTAATAGCTTGGATAGTGGCATTTATTATAAGAATTATTGGAATGATTCTTTAGGAGAGTTATATGAATCTATTTAGTATAATTTTATTAGGTATAATTTTTATATATCTGATTTTTTCTCTTGTGTATATATATATAAAAATAAAAAAAAGGGTAAGGGGTGCAATGGAAATTGTAGCTCATGCTCTAAAAGTTGTAAGTAGAAATTTTGATATATTTTCTAGCTGAAATATTGCATTAAAAGCGTTTAAGGTAGAAAATACTAAAATAAGGAGGAAATAAATGAGTATTTATGCTTTAAGAGTAGATATTGCAAAAGAGGTTTATAATTCATTAAAAGATGAAGGAGTAGCTCGTTTTACTTGGTCTTATTCAAAAGAAGGAAATTTGAAAGAGATAGAAAGTAAAATAAAGAAATTTGGTTGGGAAAATTTAACTGAAATTGAAAAAGATTGTTGGAAAGCTAATTTTATGTTAAGTATCAAAGAAAAAGATTATATTGTATATATTAATGTTCCAGAATATGGAGAGTGTACAGTAGCCAAGGTTACAGGAGAATATTTTTGGAATTGGGAAAAATACAAATCAGATGGAAGTCATTGTTTACTAATTGATAAGGAGAGTATAAGAACATTTAATAGAAATGATAAAAATATTCCATCAGATTTAACTAGAAGATTTGGATTGCAAGGAAAATATTGGAGGATATATTTAGAAGATAAATTTTATAATCTTTTACAAGATATAGATGACAAAAAAATTACAGGTGAACTTGCTTCTAGTGAAAGTAGATTACTTAATTGTATAAATGAAAAAATAAATCCATATTTAGAAAGCATTTGTGAAGAACTTCAACATTATCATGTGGGAAAATATTTGGAAGAATTAATAGTGAAAGTTTTAGGAGAAATTCCAGAAATAAAAAATATTAGCAGAAAATCAGGAATATCAGATAAAGGTGGAGACATTTTATTTGATTATGAGAATACTGATGTTTTTGGAAATTATTCACAAAAGAAATGTGCTATTCAAGTAAAATCTTATGAAGGAATTATCAATTATGATCAAGCAATAAAGGACATGAAAAATATTTTTGAGTATGATGATAGTTTAGACCTTGGAATAATAATGACAACTGCAACAAGTATAGGTGAAGAATTTAATGAAAAGTTAGAGGAATTAAATAAAGAATTACTTGAAAAAAAGAAAGAAAAATCAGTAACTATTTTATATGGAAAAGATTTTGCTAGATGGGTTTTAAAATATGGAGAAAAATTTTTTAATAGATAAACTATAGGCAAAAAGGGACTTTAAAGTCCCTTTTTTTAGAAATTAAATTTATATCCCACAGAAAGAGTAACTCTTGAGTAATCAAAGTCCTCTTTTGCTTTCTCCCCTTGAGAAGAAATTGCTTCAAATTTAGCCTTGTTGATTTTGTACATTAAATCAGCAACAAAGTTATTGTATTCAACTCCAGCTCCCACTCCAAAATATAATCCATTTTTTATATCAGAAGAGAATTTTCTAGTTTCTTCTAGATCATATTCAGTTACTTTAAAACTTCCACTACTGTGATTAAATGAGTATCCTAAATCAGCTTTTAAGTAAGGTTTAATATTTGAATTTGTAGGTATATTGTATTTAGTAACTAAATAAATAGGTACAGATGAAAATTTAGGCATATCTAATTTAACATCATATTCTCTATCAACTAATGATTTTGTAGAACCGTGATCTTGATAAGAGATACCAGCACCAAATTCTAAGTTAGGATAGATCTCTCTAGTAGCTTCAATAGTAAGTTCATATCCCATTCTATCAGCTTTTTTTCTATTGATAGTTTCACTATCTCTTGGAGTTATTACATCAAATTTTTGCCAGATATCAGCTCCAGTTTTCAGATATAGATTTGTATCTTGAGATGCTAAAG
This region of Fusobacterium varium genomic DNA includes:
- the feoB gene encoding ferrous iron transport protein B, encoding MTLKELPIGKTATVLSVGGEGALRQHFLDMGIIPNANVTMMKHAPMGDPVELRINSYELTLRLADAEKIEITDVRDEVRKEREFLEKKRISHPGLGEGGKYHKKEGENPLPDDVKLTFALVGNQNCGKTTLFNQLTGSNQHVGNFPGVTVDRKDGVIKGYPNTLVTDLPGIYSLSPYSSEEIVTREFVLNECPKGIINIVDATNIERNLYLTMQLMELDIPMVLALNMMDEVRDNGGHILINEMEELLGIPVVPISAAKNEGISELIDHAIHVAKYQEYPKRHDFCDINDNKGSVHRCLHGIMHMIEDHAEQEKIPLRFAASKITEGDNLVLERLKLDQNEKNTIAHIVSQLEAERGLDRAAAIADMRFSFIEKVCQETVKKPKESKEHIRSIKIDKILTGKYTAIPAFIGIMAVVFWLTFNVIGAWLSDILNLGIEWMTLGVENLLVRGNVNEVLCSLIIDGIFNGVGSVVGFLPIIVTLFFFLSMLEDSGYMARVAFVMDKLLRKIGLSGRSIVPMLVGFGCTVPGVMASRTLPSERDRKMTILLTPFMSCSAKLPIYGFFTALFFPKSGALVMVVLYFIGIFVGILMALLMKKSLFKGEAVPFVMELPNYRMPGTKNVAHLLWEKAKDFLQRAFTVIFVATIVIWVLQTFNIHFNVVESSHNSILAKVAGWIAPIFKPLGFGDWRISTALISGVMAKESVVSTLSVLFGDTKTLLDMLSTTGAASLLVFCLLYTPCIAAVASVKKELGGKWATIVALGQFLIAWIVAFIIRIIGMIL
- a CDS encoding porin family protein, producing MIKKILLGMTTLSCVALASQDTNLYLKTGADIWQKFDVITPRDSETINRKKADRMGYELTIEATREIYPNLEFGAGISYQDHGSTKSLVDREYDVKLDMPKFSSVPIYLVTKYNIPTNSNIKPYLKADLGYSFNHSSGSFKVTEYDLEETRKFSSDIKNGLYFGVGAGVEYNNFVADLMYKINKAKFEAISSQGEKAKEDFDYSRVTLSVGYKFNF